AGGAGCTGAAAAAGCTTCGCCCTGACCTGGCGTTTTTCGGTCTCGGCTCCGAACGGCTGGCCGAAGCCGGTGTTGATATTAGATTTGACATCATCAAGCGCGGTTCGATCGGGATCCTGGAAGCCCTGCCCAATGTTTTCCCGCTATTTTCTATTTTCCGCAAGGTCAAGAAGCTCGTTTTAGCGGAAAAGCCTGATCTTGTCATCCTGATCGACTCGCAGGGGATCAACCTGCCGCTCGCCAAGTTCTGCAAAGCGGTCGGCATCAAGACTGTTTACTACATCGCGCCGCAGGAGTGGCTCTGGGGAACGCCGCGCGGCGTTAAACATGTCGCGCAGATCGTCGACCTGATCGTCGCTATTTTTCCGCGCGAATACGAAGCATATAAGGCCGCCGGCGCCAATGTCATCTACGAGGGGCACCCTTTGATCGACATTGTCCAAGCCCCCCAGCCCCTTAGTCCCCGATCCCCTAGTCCCCGTATTTCCCTCTGTCCAGGAAGCCGGATGCAGGAGATCGGGGGGCTGTTGCCGATCCTGTTAAAAGCCGGTGAATTGATAAAAAAGGAGCTCCCTGACGCCGAGTTTCTCATCCCGGTCTCGTCGCGCAATCTCTTTCAGGAGATATTCGCCCTGGTCGGCGACTTCCGGCCGATGGCGGTCTTCGGCAAAACGTATGAGACCCTCGCTTCGTCCAATCTAGCGATCTGCACTTCCGGAACGATCAATTTCGAAGCCTCCCTGCTCGGTGTTCCCAACATTATGACCTATAAATTATCCCGGCTGACTTACTGGGCCGGCAAATATATCCTGAAGATCGACCGGAAGATCAAATATTTCTGCATGCCGAACATTCTGATGGATAATTTAGTCATCCCTGAATTGGTGATGGAAAACGCGACCGCGGAAAAGATCGCTCAAGAAGCTTTGGCTATTTTGCGCGACACTCAGCGGCAGGAGAAAATGAAAAAGGAGTTCGTTAAACTAAAAGGGGAACTCGGCCGGCCGGGAATGATCGGCCGGATCGCTAAGTCTATCCTCGCCTAAGCCCCGATCACCGAGCAACCGCAGCCGCCGCCCCCGCCCCTGATCTCGTCGTCCCCGCCCGGCGTATCGGTATCATCGCTCGTATCGGTGTCATCGATCGTATCCGTATCATCGATCGTGTCGGTATCGTCATAGGTGTCGGTCTCTTCGTCCGTATCGGAATCGGTGTCAATGATCCCCGGTGTAGCGGTCGCGGTGGACGACCAGGGGCCTAAGTTGACCGGGTCGGCGTTATCGTACGCCAGGACCCGGAACTCGTATTCGTCGTGGTTGGCCAGGCCGGTGACGGTAGCGCTGGCAACATTGCCGGCATCCGTTTCGATCCAGGCGCCGGCGGCGGCAACGTTGCGGTAAGCAACGATATACCCGGCCAGGTCGGTCAGCGGCGAACCGTCGA
This window of the Candidatus Margulisiibacteriota bacterium genome carries:
- the lpxB gene encoding lipid-A-disaccharide synthase — translated: MVSAGEVSGDVHGSYLVKELKKLRPDLAFFGLGSERLAEAGVDIRFDIIKRGSIGILEALPNVFPLFSIFRKVKKLVLAEKPDLVILIDSQGINLPLAKFCKAVGIKTVYYIAPQEWLWGTPRGVKHVAQIVDLIVAIFPREYEAYKAAGANVIYEGHPLIDIVQAPQPLSPRSPSPRISLCPGSRMQEIGGLLPILLKAGELIKKELPDAEFLIPVSSRNLFQEIFALVGDFRPMAVFGKTYETLASSNLAICTSGTINFEASLLGVPNIMTYKLSRLTYWAGKYILKIDRKIKYFCMPNILMDNLVIPELVMENATAEKIAQEALAILRDTQRQEKMKKEFVKLKGELGRPGMIGRIAKSILA